Proteins encoded in a region of the Zea mays cultivar B73 chromosome 4, Zm-B73-REFERENCE-NAM-5.0, whole genome shotgun sequence genome:
- the LOC100280871 gene encoding 50S ribosomal protein L21, chloroplastic-like, protein MAQYYRCPPLSSSMTSLPAAVMATATTLPLGLLPSKTLTLSPLPSARRSLSIAAVEPRRWLLRAAAEEAPEAVEVEFVEPDAEAEEEPAVPEPVEAQLAAAGAGKDADIFAVVMIGSRQYIVMPGRYIYTQRLKGANVNDQIILNKVLLVSTREKAYIGMPVVTNAAVHAVVEEQGRDDKVIVFKYKKKKKYQRKLGHRQPNTRLRITGISGYEEYPADPILDPAAA, encoded by the exons ATGGCACAATATTATCGCTGCCCTCCCCTTTCGTCATCCATGACTTCCCTCCCCGCCGCGGTCATGGCCACCGCGACGACGCTGCCCCTAGGCCTCCTCCCCTCCAAAACGCtgaccctctcccctctcccttctGCGCGCCGATCCCTCTCCATCGCCGCCGTGGAGCCCCGGCGCTGGCTCCTCCGAGCCGCCGCTGAGGAGGCGCCTGAGGCCGTGGAGGTTGAGTTCGTGGAGCCCgacgcggaggcggaggaggagccCGCGGTACCGGAGCCCGTAGAGGCGCAGCTCGCCGCCGCGGGGGCTGGGAAGGACGCCGACATCTTCGCTGTTGTCATG ATTGGTTCAAGACAATACATTGTGATGCCGGGCAGGTATATATACACACAGAGACTGAAAGGTGCCAATGTCAATGATCAG ATCATATTAAACAAGGTGCTACTGGTGTCAACTAGAGAAAAAGCTTACATTGGCATGCCAGTGGTGACCAACGCTGCTGTTCACGCAGTGGTTGAAGAACAG GGACGTGATGATAAAGTTATAGTCTTCAagtacaagaagaagaagaagtaccAGAGGAAACTTGGTCACAGACAG CCAAACACAAGGTTAAGAATCACAGGCATAAGTGGATACGAAGAGTACCCTGCTGACCCAATACTTGACCCTGCTGCAGCTTAA